The following coding sequences are from one Gossypium hirsutum isolate 1008001.06 chromosome A12, Gossypium_hirsutum_v2.1, whole genome shotgun sequence window:
- the LOC121210908 gene encoding transcription factor bHLH14: protein MWNKIIITCMYFHNKNKSLLQGLSASQPFRFPHCIHFILVSLLFFHPLAFQSTRFSFVSHLSAMEELIISPSSSSSLVSFSQETPPSTLQQRLQFIVQSHQEWWTYAIFWQTSTDDHGRLFLAWEDGHFQGTKDTSPKSTPNNNNNNNNNNMYSIQGLHNERRNVLKGLQALIGDNHDINGSLVDGTDITDAEWFYVMSLTRSFSVGDGVLGKVLSTGSLVWLTGAHELQFNDCERAREAQLHGIGTLVCIPTNRGVLELGSSDMIKENWEFVQQVKSLFRFDPNLISGSTQFLERTISFPDIGLLAGIEEENGGPDNKTIEDLKPGQQSSYVDSENSDSDGALLAVNNTEKIRNPKKRGRKPGLRRDTPVNHVEAERQRREKLNRRFYALRAAVPNVSRMDKASLLSDAVTYITELKSKIEDLESQLRKVCNEKVKVETIDAMDNQSTTTSEEQAAARPSNSSSAATARFSDLQLDVKVMGNDDAIIRVQSENVNYPGARLMSALRDLEFQVHHASMSCVNELMLQDIVAKIPYGLTSEEAIKSALLWRLHQ from the coding sequence ATGTGGAATAAAATAATCATTACTTGTATGTATTTTCACAACAAAAACAAAAGCCTCCTGCAGGGGCTCTCAGCCAGTCAGCCTTTTAGATTCCCACATTGTATTCATTTTATCCTcgtttctctccttttttttcatCCCTTGGCATTTCAGTCCACacgtttttcttttgtttctcatTTGTCAGCCATGGAAGAACTAATCATATctccatcttcatcttcatcactAGTTTCATTTTCCCAGGAAACTCCACCTTCAACCCTACAGCAAAGGCTTCAATTCATAGTCCAAAGCCATCAAGAATGGTGGACATATGCCATATTTTGGCAGACATCAACCGACGACCACGGTCGTTTGTTCTTGGCTTGGGAAGATGGACATTTTCAAGGAACCAAAGACACATCTCCCAAATCAACacccaacaacaacaacaacaacaacaacaacaacatgtACAGCATTCAAGGCTTACATAATGAGCGAAGGAATGTTTTGAAAGGACTTCAAGCACTCATCGGAGACAACCATGATATAAATGGTTCGTTGGTCGACGGCACTGATATTACTGATGCTGAATGGTTCTATGTGATGTCATTGACTCGATCTTTCTCTGTCGGTGATGGGGTTTTAGGCAAGGTTCTTAGTACTGGCTCTTTGGTTTGGTTAACTGGTGCTCATGAGTTGCAGTTTAATGATTGTGAAAGAGCTCGAGAAGCTCAATTGCATGGTATCGGAACACTTGTTTGCATACCAACAAATCGTGGTGTTCTTGAACTTGGATCTTCGGATATGATTAAGGAAAACTGGGAATTTGTTCAACAAGTGAAATCCTTGTTCAGGTTCGATCCAAACCTAATCTCGGGTTCAACCCAGTTCCTTGAGAGGACTATCTCCTTTCCAGATATCGGCTTACTAGCCGGcattgaagaagaaaatggcGGCCCTGATAATAAAACCATAGAAGATTTAAAGCCAGGGCAGCAATCTTCTTATGTGGACTCAGAGAATTCAGATTCCGATGGTGCATTACTTGCCGTGAATAACACCGAGAAGATCAGAAACCCAAAGAAACGTGGAAGGAAACCTGGTCTCCGACGAGATACACCAGTGAACCACGTGGAAGCCGAGAGGCAACGCCGTGAGAAGCTAAACCGCAGGTTCTACGCTCTCCGAGCTGCAGTCCCTAACGTGTCGCGCATGGACAAAGCGTCGCTGTTATCCGATGCCGTCACGTACATAACCGAGCTAAAGTCAAAAATCGAAGACTTGGAATCACAGCTTCGGAAAGTGTGTAACGAGAAAGTGAAAGTGGAAACCATTGACGCCATGGATAACCAAAGCACAACCACGTCCGAGGAACAAGCAGCAGCCAGGCCTAGCAATTCATCATCGGCTGCAACTGCTAGGTTTAGTGACCTGCAACTCGATGTCAAGGTTATGGGAAACGATGATGCGATCATCAGGGTTCAATCAGAGAATGTGAACTATCCTGGTGCTAGGTTAATGTCAGCACTTCGTGACTTAGAGTTTCAAGTCCACCATGCAAGCATGTCGTGTGTTAATGAGCTTATGCTCCAAGACATTGTTGCAAAGATCCCTTATGGATTGACAAGTGAAGAAGCTATTAAATCTGCTCTTCTCTGGAGGCTACATCAGTGA